CCCTATCTATCCCTCCCTTTGCTAGTTTGTTCCAAAATGGACTCACAGTGATATAAAGCACAGAAACTgtcccttctgtccaactcgtccatgccgaccagatacccaaaattaatctcatcccatttgccagcacccggcccatatccctccaaacccttcctattcatatccccatccaaatgcctcttaaatgttgtaattgtaccagcctccaccacatcctctggcagctcattccatacacgcatcaccctctgcgtgaaaaagttgccccttaggtctcttttatatctttcccctctcaccctaaatctatgcccctctagttctggactccccgattccagggaaaagacttggcctatttatcctatccaatcccctcatgattttataaacctctataaggtcacccctcagcctccgatgctccagggaaaagagcctgttcagcctctccctatagctcaaatcctccaaccctggcaacatccttgtaaatcttttctgaaccctttcaagtttaatgtcCCTCCATCCCTTATACTCCTTGTGTtttgtcccccccccccaccccccccccgacCCCAGGAGTGGATCGAGAGGTGGACGGAAACGGGCGATGAAGATATCCAACCTGCCCACGCCTACATCCTGGTCTATGACATCTGCTGTTTTGCCAGCTTCGAGTATATCAAGGCTGTACACCAGCTCATCGTGGCAAAAAGGTGAGGCAACTGAtcacccacaccccacccccaacctggGCACTGGGTGGAACCGGGCAATGGTGACAGGGTGGTgggagggtggtgaagtggggcaTTCTAAATGCCCTCCCTGCTCTCTCCCCCACGCACTGCGGAGACTGATCCGGGGGCGCCACTCTGTCTGGTAacccacaggaacaggccattcagccccctgctCCTGCCTGgcccacaggaacaggccattcagccccctactCCAGTCTGTCCcacaggaacaggctattcagccccctgcaccagcctgtcccacaggaacaggccattcagtcccctgCTCCCGCCTGGCCCACAGGAAACTGCCATTCAGCCCCCTGCTCCAGTCTGCCccataggaacaggccattcagcctcctgCTCCAGTCTgtcccacaggaacaggccattcagccacctGCTCCAGCTGTCCCACAGGAACTGGCTATTCATCCCCCTGCTCCAGCCTGTCCCATAGGAACAGGCCGTTCATCCCCCTGCTCCAGCCTGtctcacaggaacaggccattcagccctctgctCCAGTCTGTCccacaggaacagaccattcagctccctgcaccagcctgtcccacaggaacaggccattcagccccctgctccagcctgtcccacaggaacaggccattcagccccctgcaccagcctgtcccacaggaacaggccattcagccccctgcaCCAGCCTGACCCACCTCAgtcccttctcccccccccctccacctccccacGCCCGACCCCACTAGCTGTGTTCTGactgcactctctctctgtctccccctctgTCCAGGCCCCCCGGCTCGGGCAAGGTGCCCATCCTGATTGTGGGTAACAAGCGGGACCTGCAGCGGTGCAGGGTGGCGCCCCGGCACAACGTCGCCGCCCTGGTGAAGCGCTCCTGGAA
The sequence above is drawn from the Chiloscyllium plagiosum isolate BGI_BamShark_2017 unplaced genomic scaffold, ASM401019v2 scaf_26123, whole genome shotgun sequence genome and encodes:
- the LOC122545659 gene encoding ras-like protein family member 10B translates to EWIERWTETGDEDIQPAHAYILVYDICCFASFEYIKAVHQLIVAKRPPGSGKVPILIVGNKRDLQRCRVAPRHNVAALVKRSWKCGYIECSAKYNWHILLLFKELLKTTGCLASRGAHASACLQGGLRTNRCIIL